The following proteins are encoded in a genomic region of Corylus avellana chromosome ca4, CavTom2PMs-1.0:
- the LOC132177304 gene encoding cytochrome b-c1 complex subunit Rieske-4, mitochondrial-like, protein MLRVAGRRLSSLAWRSSQTTPAFVSHGYHPFINDADSDSSSDGSSRSIISTPHFSFYSRFPHIIREFSTEAITPGHDVGMISELPATVEAVKNPTSKIVYDEHNHERYPPGDPSKRAFAYFVLTGGRFVYASLIRLLILKFVLSMSASKDVLALASLEVDISNIEPGTTVTVKWRGKPVFIRRRTEEDIELANGVDLSSLRDPQPDSERVKDPEWLVVVGVCTHLGCIPLPNAGDYGGWFCPCHGSHYDISGRIRKGPAPYNLEVPTYTFLSENKLLVGSG, encoded by the exons atgcTCAGAGTGGCGGGGAGGAGGCTATCATCTCTGGCATGGAGGTCGTCGCAGACAACCCCAGCCTTCGTCTCTCACGGGTACCATCCCTTTATAAACGACGCCGACTCGGACTCATCCTCCGATGGCTCTTCCAGATCCATCATCTCCACCCCTCATTTCTCCTTCTATTCCCGCTTTCCGCATATCATCCGAG AGTTTTCTACGGAAGCCATCACCCCAGGACATGATGTGGGGATGATCTCAGAACTCCCAGCCACTGTGGAAGCTGTCAAGAACCCTACTTCAAAAATTGTATATGATGAGCACAACCATGAACGCTATCCACCTGGTGACCCCAGCAAGCGTGCATTTGCCTATTTTGTATTGACAGGTGGCAGGTTCGTGTATGCTTCCTTGATCCGGCTGCTAATCCTCAAGTTTGTGCTGAGCATGTCTGCCAGCAAAGATGTCCTTGCCCTTGCTTCCCTTGAGGTTGATATCTCAAACATTGAGCCTGGGACTACTGTTACCGTGAAGTGGCGTGGGAAGCCAGTTTTCATTAGGCGACGAACTGAAGAGGACATTGAGTTGGCTAATGGTGTAGATCTTTCATCTCTTCGTGACCCACAACCAGACTCTGAGAGGGTTAAGGATCCAGAATGGCTTGTTGTTGTTGGGGTCTGCACTCATTTGGGTTGCATTCCCCTGCCAAATGCTGGTGATTATGGTGGTTGGTTTTGCCCATGCCATGGATCACATTATGATATTTCTGGCAGGATTCGCAAGGGGCCTGCACCATACAATTTGGAGGTACCCACTTACACCTTCTTGAGTGAGAACAAGCTACTGGTTGGGTCAGGGTGA
- the LOC132177305 gene encoding uncharacterized protein LOC132177305, with protein MEKEWKDGVGANEAENSFSLESNEIEQSKVGIMRALVEAEDPSAKEEDDLMIRRFLRARDQDIERASNLFLKYLSWRRTFVPNGSISTSEITNELAHNKLFMQGMDKKGRPIVVCFGGRHKQNNLEEFKRFVVYSLDKICSRMPSGQEKFVCIGDLKGWGYSSSDIRGYLAALSILQDCYPERLGKLIMVHVPYIFMTAWKMVYPFIDSNTKKKIIFVENKKLRSTLLSDIDESQLPDAYGGQLPLVPIQDT; from the exons ATGGAGAAGGAGTGGAAAGACGGTGTGGGAGCAAATGAGGCAGAAAATAGTTTCTCATTGGAAAGCAATGAGATCGAGCAAAGCAAAGTGGGTATCATGAGAGCTCTCGTCGAAGCAGAAGACCCCTCTGCCAAG GAAGAGGATGATTTGATGATCCGCAGATTTCTGCGGGCTCGTGATCAGGATATTGAGAGGGCTTCTAACCTATTCTTGAAGTACCTGAGCTGGAGGCGGACATTTGTACCTAATGGCTCCATATCGACGTCGGAGATTACAAATGAACTAGCCCATAACAAGTTGTTTATGCAAGGCATGGACAAGAAGGGACGCCCAATAGTGGTTTGCTTTGGTGGCAGGCATAAGCAGAACAATCTAGAGGAGTTCAAGC GTTTTGTAGTCTACAGTCTAGACAAAATATGTTCCAG AATGCCAAGTGGACAGGAAAAGTTTGTGTGCATTGGAGATCTTAAAGGATGGGGATACTCTAGCAGTGACATTCGAGGATACCTAGCAGCTCTCTCGATCTTGCAG gATTGCTACCCAGAGAGGCTAGGCAAGTTAATTATGGTCCATGTGCCTTACATATTCATGACTGCATGGAAGATGGTTTACCCATTCATCGACAGCAACACTAAAAAGAAG ATCATTTTCGTTGAGAACAAAAAACTGAGATCCACTTTGTTGAGTGACATTGATGAGAGCCAGCTGCCAGATGCCTATGGAGGCCAACTACCATTGGTCCCCATCCAGGACACCTAA
- the LOC132178836 gene encoding probable beta-1,4-xylosyltransferase IRX10 — translation MRTWVWVFSVLVVYGFVLRISADQKARTERISGSAGDVLEDNPVGRLKVYIYELPSKYNKKLLQKDPRCLNHMFAAEIYMHRFLLSSPVRTLNPEEADWFYTPIYTTCDLTPTGLPLPFKSPRMMRSAVQLISSSRPYWNRTEGADHFFVVPHDFGACFHYQEEKAIERGILPLLQRATLVQTFGQRNHVCLNEGSITIPPYAPPQKMQAHLIPQETPRSIFVYFRGLFYDVNNDPEGGYYARGARAAVWENFKDNPLFDISTDHPTTYYEDMQRAIFCLCPLGWAPWSPRLVEAVVFGCIPVIIADDIVLPFADAIPWEEIGVFVAEEDVPNLDTILTSIPPEVILRKQRLLANPSMKRAMLFPQPAQAGDAFHQILNGLARKLPHDKTIYMKKHGPKILNWTAGPVGDLKPW, via the exons ATGAGGACTTGGGTGTGGGTTTTTTCTGTTCTTGTCGTTTATGGTTTTGTTTTGAGGATTAGTGCGGACCAGAAGGCGCGAACAGAGCGAATTTCAG GAAGTGCTGGTGATGTCTTGGAAGATAACCCAGTGGGGAGATtgaaagtttatatatatgagCTTCCAAGCAAATACAATAAGAAGCTTCTTCAGAAGGACCCAAGATGTCTGAACCATATGTTTGCCGCTGAGATCTATATGCATAGGTTCCTCTTATCCAGTCCTGTTCGAACCCTCAACCCTGAAGAAGCGGATTGGTTTTACACCCCAATATACACCACTTGTGACCTCACACCCACTGGCTTGCCATTGCCCTTCAAGTCTCCACGGATGATGAGAAGTGCAGTACAGCTCATCTCTTCAAGCAGGCCCTATTGGAATCGGACAGAAGGGGCTGATCACTTCTTTGTTGTGCCCCATGACTTTGGAGCCTGCTTTCATTACCAG GAAGAGAAAGCTATTGAACGGGGCATTCTTCCATTACTCCAGCGTGCTACCTTGGTTCAGACTTTTGGACAACGGAACCATGTCTGCCTAAATGAGGGTTCAATCACTATTCCTCCATATGCTCCCCCTCAGAAAATGCAGGCCCACCTGATTCCCCAAGAGACTCCACGGTCCATCTTTGTCTACTTCCGTGGCTTGTTCTATGATGTTAATAATGACCCAGAAGGTGGTTATTATGCAAG AGGTGCCAGGGCAGCAGTTTGGGAGAATTTTAAGGACAATCCGTTATTTGACATCTCCACTGATCACCCAACCACATATTATGAAGACATGCAACGAGCTATATTCTGTTTGTGCCCTCTGGGTTGGGCCCCGTGGAGTCCTAGGCTTGTTGAAGCAGTGGTATTTGGTTGTATTCCCGTAATTATAGCAGATGATATTGTTTTACCCTTTGCTGATGCCATCCCATGGGAGGAAATTGGAGTGTTTGTAGCAGAGGAAGATGTCCCTAACCTGGATACAATTCTTACATCTATACCGCCAGAAGTGATTCTAAGGAAACAGAGGCTGCTTGCAAATCCTTCAATGAAACGAGCAATGCTGTTCCCACAACCAGCACAAGCAGGAGATGCTTTTCATCAGATACTCAATGGGCTGGCTCGCAAGTTGCCACATGACAAGACCATTTACATGAAGAAGCATGGTCCAAAGATTTTGAATTGGACTGCAGGACCTGTAGGTGACCTCAAACCTTGGTAA
- the LOC132179509 gene encoding uncharacterized protein LOC132179509, which translates to MATMSRLSTPSPTAHASSTFKSGSSQPKILIGFYSGSSFNAKVSSSKLAVRGNHARSGPLVVRCSQVDGNGIPAKRTVLHDLYEKEGQSPWYDNLCRPVTDLLPLIASGVRGVTSNPAIFQKAISSSNAYNDQFRDLVQSGKGIEAAYWELVVKDIQDACKLFESIYDQTDGGDGYVSVEVSPRLADDTKGTVEAAKWLHKVVDRRNVYIKIPATAACVPSIKDVISLGISVNVTLIFSLSRYEAVIDAYLDGLEASGLSDLSKVTSVASFFVSRVDTLVDKKLEKIGSPEALDLRGKAAVAQAALAYKLYQKKFSGPRWEALVKKGAKKQRLLWASTSVKNPAYPDTLYVAPLIGPDTVSTMPDQALQAFIDHGAVSRTIDSNVSEAEGVYNALEKLGVDWSDVGSQLELEGVDSFKKSFDSLLDTLQEKANSLKLVSL; encoded by the exons ATGGCTACCATGTCCAGGCTCTCGACTCCGAGCCCTACCGCTCATGCGTCGTCTACGTTCAAATCCGGATCGTCGCAGCCCAAGATTCTGATCGGTTTCTACAGTGGAAGCAGTTTCAACGCCAAAGTTTCATCTTCCAAATTAGCCGTGCGGGGTAACCATGCTAGGAGTGGCCCTTTGGT TGTCAGATGTTCCCAAGTTGATGGAAATGGAATTCCAGCAAAGCGAACAGTTCTTCATGATCTCTATGAGAAGGAAGGGCAGAGTCCATGGTATGATAACCTCTGCCGACCTGTTACTGATCTGCTTCCTCTGATTGCAAGTGGCGTTAGAGGTGTAACAAGCAACCCAGCG ATCTTCCAGAAAGCAATATCATCTTCAAATGCTTACAATGACCAGTTCAG GGACCTTGTTCAATCAGGGAAAGGCATTGAAGCTGCATACTGGGAGCTCGTGGTGAAGGACATTCAAGATGCGTGCAAACTTTTTGAATCAATCTATGACCAAACAGATGGTGGTGATGGCTATGTTTCTGTTGAAGTGTCCCCCAGACTCGCTGATGATACTAAAGGGACCGTAGAGGCTGCAAAATGGCTCCATAAAGTGGTTGATCGCCGTAATGTTTACATAAAGATTCCTGCTACGGCTGCATGTGTCCCTTCAATTAAGGATGTTATTTCACTTGGCATAAGCGTCAATGTGACA CTCATATTCTCTCTTTCTAGATATGAAGCAGTCATTGACGCTTACTTAGATGGCCTTGAAGCTTCTGGGTTAAGTGACCTCTCCAAGGTTACAAGTGTTGCTTCCTTCTTTGTCAGTCGGGTAGACACTCTTGTTGACAAGAAGCTTGAGAAGATTGGAAGCCCAGAGGCCCTTGATCTTCGAGGAAAG GCTGCAGTCGCTCAAGCTGCATTGGCGTACAAGCTTTACCAGAAGAAATTCTCTGGTCCAAGATGGGAAGCTCTGGTGAAAAAGGGTGCCAAGAAGCAGAGGTTGCTGTGGGCCTCAACCAGTGTTAAGAATCCTGCCTACCCTGACACCTTATATGTTGCTCCTCTCATTGGACCTGATACG GTTTCAACCATGCCTGACCAAGCTCTTCAAGCATTTATTGATCATGGTGCTGTTTCGAGGACGATTGATTCGAATGTATCTGAAGCTGAAGGCGTTTACAATGCACTTGAGAAGTTGGGCGTTGACTGGAGTGACGTTGGCTCCCAGCTCGAACTTGAAGGTGTGGATTCTTTCAAGAAAAGCTTTGACAGCCTGCTCGATACCCTGCAAGAGAAGGCAAACTCTCTTAAATTAGTCAGCCTGTGA